The genomic region AAGACGTTTTCCTGGCTGGCTTTATTGTGACTCTCCTGTCCTTTGCCATCACCCTTTTCCTCAAGGAGATTCCCCTGCGCAAGACCCATCATGAGGCGGTGCAGACCGCCGGTGACGCCCGACCCGGCGGGAATGGCGGTCGGTCGTAGCGCGTTTTCGTCGGTAACGCAAGGCTCCGTCGGTTTGACAAAGCCCTTTTCCGAGTGCTAGAGTTCAGGGCTGGCGTGTGGCCCGCGTCGGCTCGTTATACGCGCCCGCGCCAGGCGTACCCCATTCCTATCCGCGCAGAGGGAATCGCATGCACATCATTGTCTGCGTCAAGCAAGTCCCCGACCCGGAAGCCCCCTTCGCGAACTTCAAGATTGACTCCGCGACCAACAAGGTCATTCCGCCCCAGGGCGTCTCGCCCGTCATTAATGGGTTTGACGAGCAGGCTGTGGAGGCGGCGCTTCGCATCAAGGACAGCCAGGCAGGTGTCAAAATCACCGTTATCAGCGTGGGCAACGATCTGGTCATGGACGTCATCAAGAAGCCCCTGTCTATGGGCGCCGACGAGCTTGTCCTGGTCCAGGACCCCGCCATTGAGAACGGTGACAGCCATACGACAGGCGCGGTCCTGGCGGCGGCCATCAAGAAGGTGGGCGCGTTCGACCTGGTGCTCTGTGGCCGGCAGGCCTCCGACTGGGACCAGGGGCAGGTCCCACTTGTGCTGGCGGAGCTTCTGTCCATCCCTGTGGTCACCATTGCGAAGAAGGTGGAGATGGCCGGAGCCGCGGTGAAGGTGGAGCGCGTCGTGGTGGACGGCTTTGAGACGGTGCAGGCGCCGCTCCCGGCGTTGGTCACAATCAGCAACGAGCTCGGCGAGGCGCGCTATCCCACGCTGAGGGGCATCATGGCCGCGGGGCGCAAAAAGCCCACGGTCTGGTCCGCCAAGGACCTGGGGCTTGAGTCCGGCCAGGTCAGCCAGAACGCCAACCGGGGTAGGATGCTCAAGGTGTTTGTCCCGGAGAAGCGCAGCAAGTGCGAGGTCATCTCCGCGGACAGTCCCGCCGAGGCCGGCGTC from Dehalococcoidia bacterium harbors:
- a CDS encoding electron transfer flavoprotein subunit beta/FixA family protein, with translation MHIIVCVKQVPDPEAPFANFKIDSATNKVIPPQGVSPVINGFDEQAVEAALRIKDSQAGVKITVISVGNDLVMDVIKKPLSMGADELVLVQDPAIENGDSHTTGAVLAAAIKKVGAFDLVLCGRQASDWDQGQVPLVLAELLSIPVVTIAKKVEMAGAAVKVERVVVDGFETVQAPLPALVTISNELGEARYPTLRGIMAAGRKKPTVWSAKDLGLESGQVSQNANRGRMLKVFVPEKRSKCEVISADSPAEAGVKLAARLREDKVI